The following are encoded together in the Salinibacterium sp. UTAS2018 genome:
- a CDS encoding MarR family winged helix-turn-helix transcriptional regulator, producing the protein MDDEQSGNEAESSALDSMLCFGLYAAARAMNRRYTALLAPWGLTYPQYLVLIVLWEQRSVTISELAEKLMLDLGTTSPLVKRLEERGFLSRERSVADERRVVVTATAQGLAMREQLAHIPECIADATNITFPEFTATLSTLHAVTSHLSTASAGGVHVIERQN; encoded by the coding sequence ATGGATGACGAACAGAGCGGGAACGAGGCGGAGTCGTCTGCCCTCGACAGCATGCTCTGCTTCGGGCTCTACGCGGCCGCGCGGGCGATGAATCGTCGCTACACCGCGCTGCTCGCGCCCTGGGGGCTCACCTACCCCCAATACTTGGTGCTCATTGTGCTCTGGGAACAGCGGTCGGTCACCATCAGCGAACTTGCCGAAAAACTGATGCTCGATCTTGGGACAACCTCGCCGCTTGTTAAGCGACTCGAAGAACGCGGCTTTCTCTCGCGTGAGCGATCTGTGGCGGATGAGCGCCGCGTCGTCGTGACCGCTACGGCACAGGGCCTCGCCATGCGGGAGCAATTGGCGCACATCCCCGAATGCATTGCGGATGCCACGAACATCACCTTCCCCGAATTTACCGCCACCCTGTCGACGCTCCACGCCGTCACCTCCCACCTCTCCACCGCATCCGCTGGTGGAGTTCATGTCATCGAAAGGCAGAACTAA
- a CDS encoding organic hydroperoxide resistance protein, with protein sequence MDALYTAEALSTGAGRNGHVKTTSGNVDLDLAMPTAMGGSGNGSNPEELFAAGYAACFHSALQLVARNQKVAIEHSSVGSAVHLLSTEDGGFKLAVALEVIIPNVAADQAQALADAAHQVCPYSNATRGNIEVTITVAQD encoded by the coding sequence ATGGACGCTCTTTACACCGCAGAAGCACTCTCGACCGGCGCCGGCCGCAACGGTCACGTCAAGACAACATCCGGCAACGTCGACCTCGATCTCGCCATGCCCACGGCGATGGGCGGATCGGGCAACGGATCGAACCCCGAAGAACTCTTCGCCGCCGGTTATGCCGCGTGCTTCCACTCGGCACTGCAACTGGTCGCCCGCAACCAGAAGGTTGCCATCGAGCACTCTTCCGTCGGTAGCGCAGTTCACCTTCTTTCCACCGAAGACGGCGGCTTCAAGCTCGCGGTCGCCCTCGAAGTGATCATTCCGAACGTCGCAGCCGACCAGGCCCAGGCGCTCGCGGATGCCGCCCACCAGGTGTGCCCGTACTCCAACGCAACGCGCGGCAACATTGAGGTCACCATCACGGTCGCTCAGGACTAA
- a CDS encoding TadA family conjugal transfer-associated ATPase, with the protein MTDSSRLSDPVPFVARRRLTAEPDAPQGLRLGNRGGVGVGAAAVRSAIASGSVSASAGALHDFGPLAPYVGRPNTTDVFVNGAQNVWIDRGGGLEPIGDVGMTEGDLRALAVRLISLGGRHIDEATPCVDVRLTGGVRVHAVLPPISASGTLLSIRVPSREPLGLAELDFAGFFNDVPRERIQALIEQRENVLISGASGAGKTTFLGAFLAAASESERIVAIEDVAELRVEHPHFVSLEARQANLEGAGGYGLSALVREALRMRPDRLVVGECRGAEIRELLSALNTGHDGGAGTLHANSLRDVPSRLEALGALAGLDATAIARQAVSAIGAVLHIDRVDGRRRLTRLGRLELDANDRLTVAEIE; encoded by the coding sequence GTGACTGATTCTTCGCGCCTCTCTGACCCTGTTCCCTTCGTCGCCCGCCGGCGGCTCACCGCCGAACCTGATGCCCCTCAGGGGCTACGGCTGGGCAATCGCGGTGGCGTGGGTGTCGGGGCTGCGGCCGTGCGGTCGGCGATAGCCTCCGGATCAGTCTCTGCTTCGGCCGGCGCTCTGCACGATTTCGGCCCGCTTGCACCGTACGTGGGGCGCCCCAACACCACCGATGTGTTCGTCAATGGTGCCCAGAACGTGTGGATCGACCGCGGTGGTGGCCTCGAACCCATCGGCGATGTCGGCATGACTGAGGGTGACCTCCGGGCGCTTGCCGTGCGTCTCATCAGCCTCGGCGGCAGGCACATCGACGAAGCAACTCCGTGCGTGGATGTTCGGCTCACCGGCGGAGTGCGCGTCCATGCCGTCCTTCCGCCGATCTCTGCCAGTGGAACACTGCTCTCGATTCGAGTGCCCAGTCGAGAACCGTTGGGGCTCGCTGAGCTGGACTTCGCGGGATTCTTCAATGACGTGCCTCGCGAGCGCATCCAGGCGCTCATTGAGCAGCGTGAGAATGTCTTGATTTCCGGCGCTTCCGGTGCCGGAAAGACCACCTTTCTTGGCGCCTTTCTGGCAGCCGCGTCAGAAAGCGAACGGATCGTGGCCATCGAAGACGTTGCGGAGCTGCGGGTCGAACACCCCCACTTCGTCTCCCTCGAAGCCCGGCAAGCCAACCTCGAAGGTGCCGGGGGATACGGCCTCTCCGCGCTCGTACGCGAAGCCCTTCGGATGCGCCCCGACCGGCTCGTCGTCGGCGAATGTCGTGGCGCCGAAATTCGCGAACTCCTGAGCGCCCTCAACACCGGTCACGACGGTGGAGCCGGAACACTGCACGCCAATTCACTCCGCGACGTGCCCAGCCGCCTCGAAGCGCTCGGTGCCCTCGCCGGCCTCGACGCGACCGCTATCGCCCGTCAAGCCGTTAGCGCGATCGGAGCCGTGCTCCACATCGATCGCGTCGACGGGCGCCGCAGGCTTACCCGCCTCGGCCGCCTCGAACTCGACGCCAACGACCGGCTCACCGTCGCCGAAATCGAATGA
- a CDS encoding type II secretion system F family protein, giving the protein MKAVPSQLPDVASTTQRLAVLLHAGLTPTSAWQHVARGRAESTVAAAVAVESGEPGGAPERIFRASAGLAVLDRQAWNSLAAAWFVAGQVGAPLAGALRTHARALRMLVHSQREVATALAAPVSTARMVLALPAVGLIFGALLGFDTLGVLFTTPIGWGCLVIGGGLILTAVRWNRRLVRSATPKRAAPGLECELMAVAVSGGGSLVPARAIVTEALERFALPGDGDHLDEVLQLSHEAGVPAAELLRAEADELRLTADADARTAAAALSVQLMLPLGLCVLPAFMVLGVLPLMVAVISSTVDGF; this is encoded by the coding sequence ATGAAAGCCGTGCCGAGTCAACTGCCCGATGTTGCCAGCACAACCCAGCGACTGGCCGTACTGCTGCACGCAGGGTTGACTCCTACTTCGGCCTGGCAGCACGTTGCGCGCGGCCGCGCCGAGAGCACCGTTGCCGCGGCGGTAGCGGTGGAGAGCGGCGAACCGGGAGGGGCACCAGAACGTATCTTTCGGGCATCCGCGGGGTTGGCAGTATTGGATCGGCAAGCGTGGAACTCTCTCGCCGCAGCGTGGTTCGTGGCGGGCCAAGTGGGAGCGCCGCTGGCAGGAGCGCTGCGTACCCATGCGAGGGCGTTGCGGATGCTCGTGCACAGCCAGCGCGAAGTCGCCACCGCCTTAGCGGCTCCGGTGTCGACCGCGCGTATGGTTCTGGCGTTGCCCGCTGTGGGCCTCATCTTCGGGGCGCTGCTGGGGTTCGACACCCTCGGGGTGCTGTTCACGACGCCTATCGGGTGGGGCTGTCTCGTGATCGGTGGCGGGCTGATTCTGACCGCGGTGCGGTGGAACCGGCGGCTTGTGCGTTCCGCCACCCCGAAGCGGGCAGCGCCAGGGTTGGAGTGCGAGCTCATGGCTGTCGCGGTCTCGGGCGGGGGTTCGCTGGTTCCGGCACGCGCCATCGTGACGGAGGCGCTCGAGCGGTTCGCGTTGCCCGGTGATGGCGATCACCTCGACGAGGTGCTGCAGCTTTCCCACGAGGCAGGCGTGCCCGCGGCTGAACTGTTGCGGGCCGAAGCTGATGAGCTCAGGCTGACTGCCGATGCGGATGCTCGCACCGCCGCCGCCGCACTCTCGGTGCAACTCATGCTCCCGCTCGGGCTGTGCGTGCTGCCCGCGTTCATGGTGCTCGGAGTGTTGCCGCTCATGGTCGCGGTGATCTCCTCCACCGTGGACGGGTTCTAG
- a CDS encoding DUF4244 domain-containing protein, translating to MNDPHLISFPALEPGRAQRSRLSGVTALSRRLQGRLRSERGAATAEYAITTLAAVGFAGLLVVVLRSGEVRGMLTDIVRSALSIPA from the coding sequence ATGAACGACCCACACCTCATCAGCTTTCCCGCCCTCGAACCGGGGCGCGCACAGCGCTCCCGACTCAGCGGAGTAACCGCGCTCTCGCGGCGGCTGCAGGGTCGTCTCCGCTCTGAGCGCGGTGCCGCCACCGCCGAATATGCCATCACGACGCTTGCCGCGGTTGGCTTTGCTGGCTTGCTCGTGGTCGTATTGCGCTCGGGCGAAGTGCGCGGCATGCTCACCGACATTGTGCGCAGTGCTCTTTCTATCCCCGCTTAA
- a CDS encoding TadE family type IV pilus minor pilin, whose protein sequence is MTAEFALAMPAVALVLVCCLSGVQLAGLQVRLQDAAAASARSLARDESPGTVAATASALVASARLSSHQRDNLVCATVTSPARNALLGLLPITLSASSCALAGGK, encoded by the coding sequence GTGACCGCGGAATTCGCGTTGGCAATGCCCGCCGTGGCTTTGGTGCTGGTCTGCTGTCTCAGCGGAGTGCAACTTGCCGGGCTGCAAGTGCGCCTGCAGGATGCGGCAGCCGCGTCGGCACGCAGCCTGGCCCGAGACGAAAGCCCCGGCACCGTCGCAGCCACCGCATCCGCTCTCGTCGCGTCAGCACGGCTCAGCTCTCACCAGCGCGACAACCTTGTGTGCGCCACCGTCACGTCCCCCGCGCGCAACGCACTGCTGGGGCTCTTGCCGATCACGTTGAGCGCCAGCAGCTGTGCGCTCGCGGGAGGTAAATAG
- a CDS encoding Rv3654c family TadE-like protein, producing the protein MAKGQLRWRSGLAARTGGERGAGTLLMVGLVATVIVITALVVPLYWALSVRHALAAATDAAALAAADTASGLVAGYPCDNAELLAGVNDAHIKECVVDGRIVTVTASRRILGILVTTSATAGPPPTGAN; encoded by the coding sequence ATGGCCAAGGGGCAGCTGCGGTGGAGAAGTGGTCTAGCCGCGCGAACAGGCGGCGAACGCGGCGCAGGAACACTGCTCATGGTCGGCCTTGTCGCAACCGTGATTGTGATCACCGCACTCGTTGTTCCCCTCTATTGGGCGCTCAGTGTTCGACACGCGCTCGCCGCGGCAACGGATGCCGCGGCGCTCGCCGCGGCCGACACCGCGAGTGGACTTGTTGCGGGCTACCCCTGCGACAACGCAGAGCTACTCGCAGGCGTAAATGACGCCCATATAAAGGAGTGCGTCGTAGATGGGCGTATCGTGACAGTTACCGCAAGTCGCCGCATCCTCGGCATACTGGTCACAACGAGCGCCACAGCAGGCCCACCCCCAACCGGGGCGAATTAG
- the topA gene encoding type I DNA topoisomerase produces the protein MSGTKKLVIVESPTKAKTIAKYLGDDYDVLSSVGHIRDLVEPRNLPPELKKGSLGKFSVDVDNGFEPYYVVSDAKKKTVSELKKALSGANELFLATDEDREGEAIAWHLLQVLKPKVPVKRMVFHEITEDAIEAAINNTRDVDTALVDAQETRRILDRLYGYEISPVLWRKVGPGLSAGRVQSAATRLVVERERERLAFITANYWDLIAQLSPDSETNGFESKLVRLDGKRVAAGRDFDDRGNLKGEAVALDEKAAQTLADALRMPSTTITVKTVETKPYTRRPAAPFTTSTLQQEAGRKLRYSARQTMSVAQSLYENGYITYMRTDSSSLSQQAISAARTQAVALYGADAVPDKPRVYASKSKNAQEAHEAIRPSGDTFRTPSELQSTLRGNDFKLYELIWKRTVASQMADAKGSTASITIAAGEAPVAEFSASGTIITFRGFMQAYEEGQDEERNASAEPKEAKLPPLKEGQTLTLLDVEAKGHETSPPPRYTEASLVKKLEELGIGRPSTYASIISTIIDRGYITPRGQALVPNWIAFSVIRLLEEYFGDLVQYDFTAGMEDDLDRIAGGTQNRVEWLQSFYFGDDKYRGLRTVIDNLGEIDAKEINSMKLSDDVTLRIGKYGPYLETPSDDPEKPRRVNIPEALAPDELTLAKAIELIEAPVIGDRVIGVNPENGKEIVAKDGRFGPYVTELEPEPEPVPEPVEEIDPKTGEVKKAKKPKKVAAVKPRTASIFKTMDLDTVDLDTALKLLSLPRVVGLDPESGAEITAQNGRYGPYLKKGVETRSLTSEDLIFDIDVAGAVELYAQPKYGNRAASSALKEFDADPVSEKPIKIKDGRFGAYVTDGTTNATIPRGETVEDVDFERAVQLLADKRAKGPVKRKTAAKKPAAKKPAAKKPAAKKPAAKKPAAKKPAAKTTATKTTAAKTTAAKATATKAAATKTAATKPAAKKPAAKKPAAAKPAAKPAASAAPETE, from the coding sequence GTGTCTGGCACCAAAAAACTTGTCATTGTCGAGTCGCCCACCAAGGCCAAGACGATAGCCAAGTACCTCGGTGACGACTACGACGTGCTCTCCTCGGTCGGCCACATTCGCGACCTCGTCGAACCCCGAAACCTGCCGCCCGAGCTCAAGAAAGGCTCGCTCGGCAAGTTCTCGGTCGACGTCGACAACGGCTTCGAGCCGTACTACGTCGTCTCCGACGCTAAGAAGAAAACCGTCAGCGAACTGAAGAAAGCGCTCAGCGGAGCGAACGAACTCTTCCTCGCAACTGATGAGGACCGCGAGGGTGAAGCCATCGCGTGGCACCTCCTTCAAGTGCTGAAGCCCAAAGTTCCAGTGAAGCGCATGGTGTTCCACGAGATCACCGAGGACGCCATCGAAGCGGCCATCAACAACACCCGCGATGTCGACACCGCCCTCGTCGATGCTCAAGAAACCCGCCGCATCCTCGACCGTCTCTACGGTTACGAAATCTCTCCCGTGCTCTGGCGCAAGGTTGGCCCCGGGCTCTCCGCCGGCCGCGTGCAGTCCGCCGCTACTCGCCTTGTCGTTGAGCGCGAACGCGAACGACTCGCTTTCATCACCGCCAACTACTGGGACCTCATCGCCCAACTCTCGCCCGACAGCGAAACCAACGGCTTCGAATCCAAGCTCGTGCGCCTCGACGGCAAGCGCGTTGCCGCCGGCCGCGACTTCGATGACCGCGGAAACCTCAAGGGCGAAGCCGTAGCCCTCGACGAGAAGGCCGCTCAAACGCTCGCCGATGCCCTGCGGATGCCGAGCACCACCATTACCGTAAAAACGGTCGAGACCAAGCCCTACACGCGTCGCCCCGCAGCACCCTTCACCACTTCAACGCTGCAGCAGGAGGCCGGCCGCAAGCTGCGCTACTCCGCTCGCCAGACCATGAGCGTTGCCCAGTCGCTGTACGAAAACGGTTACATCACCTATATGCGAACCGACTCCTCGTCGCTTTCGCAGCAGGCCATCAGCGCCGCTCGCACCCAGGCTGTCGCCCTCTACGGTGCCGACGCTGTGCCCGACAAGCCCCGCGTCTACGCCAGCAAGAGCAAGAACGCTCAAGAGGCCCACGAAGCTATTCGACCCTCGGGAGACACCTTCCGCACGCCGAGCGAACTTCAATCGACACTGCGCGGAAACGACTTCAAGCTCTACGAACTGATCTGGAAGCGCACCGTCGCCTCGCAGATGGCCGACGCCAAGGGATCAACGGCATCCATCACGATCGCTGCCGGTGAAGCTCCCGTTGCCGAATTCTCGGCCAGCGGAACCATCATCACTTTCCGCGGCTTCATGCAGGCCTACGAAGAAGGCCAAGACGAAGAGCGCAACGCCAGCGCCGAGCCCAAAGAAGCGAAACTGCCTCCGCTCAAGGAAGGCCAAACGCTCACGCTTCTCGACGTCGAAGCCAAGGGTCACGAGACAAGCCCGCCCCCGCGTTACACCGAAGCCAGCCTCGTCAAGAAGCTTGAAGAGCTCGGTATTGGTCGCCCGTCGACCTACGCGTCGATCATCTCCACGATCATCGACCGCGGCTACATCACGCCGCGCGGCCAGGCACTCGTGCCTAACTGGATTGCGTTCTCCGTAATCCGTTTGCTCGAAGAGTACTTCGGCGACCTCGTGCAGTACGACTTCACCGCTGGCATGGAAGACGACCTCGACCGCATTGCGGGAGGAACCCAGAACCGCGTGGAGTGGCTGCAGTCGTTCTACTTCGGCGACGACAAGTACCGCGGCCTGCGCACCGTCATCGACAACCTCGGCGAGATCGATGCCAAGGAAATCAACTCGATGAAGTTGTCGGATGACGTAACCCTGCGCATCGGCAAGTACGGTCCGTACCTCGAGACCCCCAGTGACGACCCGGAGAAGCCGCGCCGCGTCAACATTCCCGAAGCTCTTGCGCCCGACGAGCTCACCCTCGCCAAGGCAATCGAACTCATCGAAGCACCCGTTATCGGCGACCGCGTCATCGGTGTCAACCCGGAAAACGGCAAAGAGATCGTTGCGAAGGACGGCCGCTTCGGCCCCTACGTGACTGAGCTTGAGCCAGAACCCGAGCCCGTTCCGGAGCCCGTCGAAGAGATCGACCCCAAGACCGGCGAAGTGAAGAAGGCTAAGAAGCCAAAGAAGGTCGCCGCGGTGAAGCCGCGTACGGCATCCATCTTCAAGACGATGGACCTCGACACCGTCGACCTCGACACCGCGCTCAAGCTGCTCAGCCTTCCGCGGGTGGTCGGCCTCGACCCCGAGTCGGGCGCCGAAATCACGGCTCAGAACGGCCGCTACGGCCCGTACCTCAAGAAGGGCGTCGAAACTCGATCCCTCACGAGTGAAGACCTCATCTTCGACATCGATGTAGCCGGAGCAGTCGAGCTCTACGCCCAGCCCAAGTACGGCAACCGCGCAGCATCCAGTGCTCTCAAAGAGTTCGACGCTGACCCGGTGAGCGAAAAGCCGATCAAGATCAAGGACGGCCGCTTCGGGGCTTACGTGACCGACGGCACTACTAACGCCACCATCCCGCGCGGCGAGACTGTGGAAGACGTGGACTTCGAGCGCGCCGTTCAACTGCTCGCCGACAAGCGTGCCAAGGGACCGGTCAAGCGCAAGACGGCAGCGAAGAAACCCGCCGCGAAGAAGCCAGCGGCCAAGAAGCCAGCCGCTAAGAAGCCGGCAGCCAAGAAACCTGCGGCAAAGAAGCCTGCTGCTAAGACCACGGCAACGAAGACCACGGCAGCGAAAACGACAGCGGCGAAGGCGACGGCTACCAAGGCCGCAGCGACAAAGACTGCCGCCACAAAGCCCGCAGCGAAAAAGCCTGCAGCGAAGAAGCCGGCCGCAGCAAAGCCAGCCGCAAAGCCTGCGGCGTCGGCTGCTCCCGAAACGGAGTAG
- the tmk gene encoding dTMP kinase, which yields MPGLFITLEGGDGVGKTTQAQLLVDWLTQAGHTVVVTREPGGTDLGLELREIVLHRRGAMDPRAEALIYAADRAHHIATVVRPALERGEIVVQDRYIDSSEAYQGAGRVLGSDEVRELSLWATQGLLPDVTVLLDLDPADSRKRLDSARTRYDRLEAEKQEFHTRVRDAFLERAAKEPERILVMDAALEISEIATAIRERIQNHLPQPA from the coding sequence GTGCCCGGTCTTTTCATCACCCTCGAGGGCGGCGACGGCGTGGGTAAGACCACGCAAGCGCAGCTTCTCGTCGATTGGCTCACGCAGGCCGGTCACACCGTGGTTGTTACTCGCGAGCCCGGCGGCACCGACCTCGGCCTCGAACTTCGCGAGATTGTGCTCCACCGCCGTGGGGCAATGGACCCGCGCGCTGAGGCACTCATCTACGCCGCCGATCGCGCCCACCACATCGCTACCGTTGTGCGCCCCGCGCTCGAACGCGGCGAGATCGTCGTGCAGGATCGCTATATCGACTCCTCGGAGGCTTATCAGGGGGCGGGGCGAGTGCTCGGCTCCGACGAAGTACGGGAGCTCTCCCTGTGGGCCACCCAGGGGCTTCTGCCCGACGTCACGGTGTTGCTCGACCTCGACCCGGCCGACTCTCGAAAGCGCCTCGATAGCGCGCGCACTCGCTACGATCGCCTCGAAGCGGAGAAGCAAGAATTTCACACTCGAGTGCGCGACGCGTTCCTCGAACGAGCGGCGAAAGAACCCGAACGTATCCTGGTGATGGATGCCGCCCTCGAGATCTCTGAGATCGCGACGGCCATCCGGGAGCGCATCCAGAATCACCTCCCGCAACCCGCCTAG
- a CDS encoding DNA polymerase III subunit delta': MSLWEGLTGQAEAIAVLEAAASSSALGSSGQSSMTHSWLITGPPGSGRSNIAYAFAAALLGTRGDETEESVYKQVLARTHPDLGVLSTERVIISIDEVRKLVASSQFSPSVGHYRVMIIEDADRMVERTSNVLLKALEEPPPRTVWILCAPSEADLIPTIRSRVRSVRLRTPAIEDVAQLLQDRDGVAPDIALRAAREAQSHIGMAHRLATNAEARERRERALTTVLNIRTVSDAVIAATSLLDLAKADAAAITEEKDASERESALRSLGVAPGGTVPPALRVQLKNLEEDQKRRATRSLRDGIDRIMVDLLSLYRDILLTQIGAPGELINLSIVNNLTAVANRTTAPATLAIMDGIAEARRRIESNVAPALALEAMLVKVAVSGRGA; encoded by the coding sequence ATGTCGTTGTGGGAAGGCCTGACGGGCCAAGCTGAAGCGATCGCCGTTCTTGAGGCTGCGGCCTCATCGTCGGCGTTGGGCAGTTCAGGTCAATCGTCTATGACGCACTCGTGGTTGATCACGGGGCCGCCCGGTTCGGGCCGCTCTAACATCGCCTACGCTTTCGCCGCTGCTCTGCTGGGCACGCGGGGCGATGAAACCGAAGAGTCGGTCTACAAGCAAGTTCTGGCCCGCACGCATCCCGACCTGGGGGTGCTCAGCACCGAACGCGTCATCATCTCGATCGATGAGGTGCGCAAGCTCGTTGCGTCATCGCAGTTTTCGCCGTCAGTCGGCCACTACCGCGTGATGATTATTGAGGATGCCGACCGCATGGTCGAGCGCACCTCGAACGTTCTCCTGAAGGCGCTCGAAGAACCGCCGCCGCGAACCGTCTGGATTCTGTGCGCGCCGAGCGAAGCAGACCTCATCCCCACGATCCGCTCGCGCGTACGCAGCGTTCGCCTGCGCACGCCCGCCATCGAAGATGTGGCCCAGCTGCTGCAGGATCGCGATGGCGTTGCACCCGACATTGCGTTGCGGGCCGCGCGAGAAGCACAAAGCCACATCGGCATGGCGCACCGTCTTGCCACCAATGCGGAGGCCCGCGAACGACGCGAACGGGCGCTCACGACCGTGCTCAACATCCGCACCGTTTCCGACGCCGTGATCGCGGCAACGTCGCTTCTCGATCTCGCGAAGGCGGATGCCGCCGCTATCACTGAAGAGAAAGATGCGAGCGAACGTGAAAGCGCTCTGCGCTCGCTCGGTGTCGCTCCCGGCGGAACAGTTCCTCCCGCTCTGCGCGTTCAGCTCAAGAACCTCGAAGAAGACCAGAAGCGGCGCGCAACACGAAGCTTGCGCGACGGCATCGACCGCATCATGGTCGACCTGTTGTCGCTGTATCGCGACATTCTTTTGACCCAGATCGGCGCCCCAGGAGAACTCATTAACCTCAGCATCGTCAACAACCTCACTGCGGTAGCGAACCGCACCACAGCTCCCGCGACGTTGGCCATCATGGACGGCATCGCTGAGGCTCGTCGCCGTATCGAGAGCAACGTCGCCCCGGCGCTCGCGCTCGAGGCGATGCTCGTGAAGGTGGCAGTGTCGGGGCGTGGAGCATGA
- a CDS encoding alpha/beta hydrolase, producing MSRRRTRASAVTAVAVATSLLLSGCVSWFMPPESSTTSTPTEEGVGSGLEKFYEQVLEWNSCGDELQCATAIAPVDWDAPEGDTIDLALVRQTARGNDRIGSLLVNPGGPGGSGFDFIADSVDYATSEALQSRFDVVGFDPRGVNRSTPVSCYSDPAELDDYIYGITPGEKGSDEWIAAATDASAQFAQRCSEETGPLLGFVDTLSAARDLDMLRAALGDDTLNYLGYSYGTLLGQVYAELFPDKTGRLVLDGAVDPAASEFEATKAQAQGFEGALDAFLVDCAGASDCPFTGSVDQARATVRTLLDRLDQSPLSNADGRKLGSSTMFTAIILPLYSPDNWAYLRQLFATVMKGDASIAFDLADNYNGRSADGTYAENQTEAFIAINCLDAREPADNERMREQAAALAAAAPIFGPQMSYGDPGCANWPVEAKRDRAAITAPGAADMLVIGTTNDPATPYSWAVTVADNLETGHLITYNGEGHTAYNKSNECVNGAVEDFLLRGEVPATDPNC from the coding sequence ATGAGCCGTCGCCGCACTCGCGCTAGCGCCGTAACAGCCGTTGCGGTGGCAACCTCGTTGCTGCTGAGCGGCTGCGTGTCATGGTTTATGCCTCCGGAATCCTCGACGACGTCGACGCCCACCGAAGAGGGTGTGGGTTCGGGGCTCGAAAAGTTTTACGAACAGGTTCTTGAGTGGAACAGTTGTGGCGACGAGTTGCAGTGCGCGACCGCGATCGCTCCCGTCGACTGGGATGCGCCCGAGGGCGACACAATCGATTTGGCGCTCGTGCGTCAGACGGCGCGCGGCAACGACCGCATCGGTTCTTTGCTCGTGAACCCCGGCGGCCCCGGCGGTTCCGGTTTCGATTTCATCGCTGACAGTGTGGATTACGCGACGAGTGAGGCGCTGCAGTCGCGCTTCGATGTGGTCGGTTTCGATCCTCGCGGGGTTAACCGCTCGACGCCCGTGTCCTGTTACTCCGATCCGGCTGAGCTCGATGACTACATTTATGGAATCACGCCGGGGGAGAAGGGCAGCGACGAGTGGATTGCCGCCGCTACCGACGCTTCGGCTCAGTTCGCTCAGCGCTGCAGCGAAGAGACAGGCCCGCTTCTCGGTTTCGTCGATACTCTGAGCGCTGCCCGCGACCTCGACATGTTGCGCGCTGCGCTTGGCGACGACACGCTCAACTATTTGGGCTACTCGTACGGAACGCTTCTCGGTCAGGTCTATGCCGAGTTGTTCCCCGACAAGACCGGGCGACTCGTTCTCGACGGAGCGGTTGATCCCGCGGCATCCGAATTCGAGGCGACCAAGGCGCAAGCTCAAGGCTTCGAGGGGGCGTTGGATGCCTTTCTCGTCGATTGCGCTGGAGCCAGCGATTGCCCGTTCACGGGGTCTGTTGATCAGGCTCGCGCGACGGTCCGCACGCTGCTTGACCGGCTCGATCAGAGCCCGCTCTCGAATGCCGATGGCCGCAAGCTCGGCAGCAGCACGATGTTTACGGCGATCATCCTGCCGCTGTATAGCCCGGACAACTGGGCCTACCTGCGTCAGCTTTTCGCGACCGTCATGAAGGGTGATGCCTCGATCGCCTTCGATCTGGCAGACAACTACAACGGTCGCAGCGCGGATGGCACGTATGCCGAGAACCAGACGGAAGCGTTCATCGCCATCAATTGTCTGGATGCCCGCGAGCCCGCTGACAACGAACGCATGCGTGAGCAGGCTGCCGCTCTGGCAGCCGCGGCTCCCATTTTCGGGCCGCAGATGTCATACGGCGACCCCGGTTGTGCCAACTGGCCGGTCGAGGCCAAGCGGGACCGCGCTGCGATCACAGCGCCGGGTGCCGCCGACATGCTCGTGATTGGCACAACGAACGATCCAGCGACGCCATACTCCTGGGCGGTCACGGTCGCGGACAACCTCGAAACTGGGCACTTGATCACGTATAACGGCGAGGGTCACACGGCCTACAACAAGTCGAACGAGTGCGTGAATGGTGCCGTGGAAGACTTTCTCCTCAGGGGAGAGGTTCCGGCCACCGACCCGAACTGCTAG